One Sporomusaceae bacterium ACPt DNA window includes the following coding sequences:
- the cshC gene encoding DEAD-box ATP-dependent RNA helicase CshC has product MSTNFEQLGLITPLMTGLAKAGISAPTAIQIQVIPAALAGKDIIGQSPTGTGKTLAYLLPLLQKLDSAKRETQAVILAPTHELAIQIQRQIEMLAKNSGLSVTAMPVIGDVNIIRQIEKLKEKPHIITGSGGRILELMQKRKINAQTIKTIILDEADRLLDEKNADSVKAVIKATQKDRQLMLFSATITPATLTRAQELMKNPEVLSVQGSLAGLPGIEHIYFVADQRDKFEVLRKVARAINIDRALVFINKSEDVELTVAKLNYNGLPAAGIHGRLMKEDRKKALEDFRNGKIRLLVASDLAARGLDIPGIKYVFNLNVPEDPEVYLHRAGRTGRAGQSGTVISIAAPREAGLIEKYKKVLKVKIVPKHIARGKVFDKKVFDKNSN; this is encoded by the coding sequence ATGAGTACAAATTTTGAACAACTGGGGCTGATAACGCCGCTTATGACAGGTCTGGCCAAAGCGGGGATTTCCGCCCCGACCGCAATACAGATTCAAGTTATCCCGGCAGCGCTGGCCGGCAAGGATATCATCGGTCAGTCGCCCACAGGCACCGGTAAGACGCTGGCTTATCTGCTGCCGTTACTGCAGAAGCTTGATAGCGCTAAGCGCGAGACACAGGCCGTAATTTTGGCTCCGACGCACGAACTGGCTATTCAAATTCAGCGTCAGATCGAAATGCTGGCAAAAAATTCCGGCTTATCGGTGACAGCTATGCCGGTTATTGGCGATGTCAATATCATCCGGCAAATCGAGAAGTTGAAAGAAAAGCCGCACATCATTACCGGTTCCGGCGGCAGGATTCTTGAATTGATGCAAAAAAGGAAAATAAATGCCCAGACTATCAAGACTATTATTCTTGACGAAGCTGACCGGCTGCTTGACGAAAAAAACGCCGATAGTGTTAAAGCGGTTATTAAGGCCACGCAAAAAGACCGCCAACTGATGTTGTTTTCAGCAACAATAACTCCGGCAACACTTACAAGAGCCCAAGAACTGATGAAGAATCCTGAAGTGCTGTCGGTGCAAGGGAGCCTTGCTGGTTTGCCGGGTATTGAGCATATATATTTTGTGGCCGATCAACGGGACAAATTTGAAGTCTTGCGCAAGGTGGCAAGAGCTATTAATATTGACCGGGCGCTCGTGTTTATCAATAAAAGTGAGGATGTTGAACTCACCGTTGCCAAGCTTAACTATAATGGGTTGCCGGCAGCCGGTATTCACGGCCGTTTGATGAAAGAAGACCGGAAAAAAGCTTTGGAGGATTTCCGGAACGGTAAGATTCGGTTACTTGTTGCTTCCGACCTGGCCGCCCGGGGGCTGGATATCCCGGGAATAAAATATGTATTCAATTTAAATGTGCCGGAAGACCCGGAAGTATATTTGCACCGGGCCGGCCGCACCGGTCGCGCCGGGCAAAGCGGCACGGTAATCTCGATAGCTGCCCCCCGGGAAGCCGGTTTGATTGAGAAATATAAAAAGGTTTTGAAAGTCAAAATAGTGCCTAAGCATATTGCCAGAGGCAAAGTTTTCGATAAGAAAGTTTTTGATAAGAACAGCAACTGA
- a CDS encoding hypothetical protein (UPF0210 protein SP_0239) produces the protein MFTMQDVYETNRMIEENKLDIRTITLGISLRDCGHPDIKALCRNIYDKVTRTAEKLVQTGEDIEAEYGIPIINKRISVTPIAIVAESCRTDSYVEVAQALDAAAKEVGVNFIGGFSALVEKGYTNGDKVLIRSIPEALAVTERVCSSVNLASTKAGINMDCVREMGEIIKKTAELTKDRDALGCAKLVVFANVPEDNPFMAGAFHGVGEPETTINVGVSGPGVVKRALEDVKGRDFGTVAETVKRTAFKITRVGQLVAQEASRRLGHPFGIIDLSLAPTPAVGDSVAHILEEMGLESCGAPGTTAALALLNDAVKKGGLMASSHVGGLSGAFIPVSEDAGMIAAVERGSLTLEKLEAMTCVCSVGLDMIAVPGDTSAATISGIIADEAAIGMINNKTTAVRIIPVPGKTVGDNVEFGGLLGYSPIMPVSRFKSDAFIARGGRIPAPVRSLTN, from the coding sequence ATGTTCACAATGCAGGATGTCTATGAAACCAATCGCATGATTGAAGAAAATAAGCTGGATATCAGAACAATTACTCTGGGCATCAGCTTGCGGGATTGCGGCCATCCGGACATTAAGGCTCTTTGCCGCAATATTTATGATAAAGTTACTCGTACTGCCGAAAAACTGGTACAGACAGGTGAAGACATTGAAGCCGAATACGGTATTCCCATTATCAACAAGCGCATTTCGGTAACGCCCATTGCCATTGTCGCCGAAAGCTGCCGTACTGATAGTTATGTGGAAGTAGCACAAGCGCTGGATGCAGCCGCAAAGGAAGTAGGGGTTAATTTTATTGGCGGTTTTTCAGCGCTGGTTGAAAAGGGCTATACCAATGGCGACAAGGTACTGATTCGTTCTATTCCTGAGGCGCTGGCTGTAACTGAACGGGTTTGCTCCTCAGTCAATCTGGCGTCAACCAAAGCAGGTATCAATATGGACTGTGTCCGCGAGATGGGCGAGATTATAAAAAAGACGGCTGAACTCACCAAGGACCGGGATGCATTAGGGTGCGCCAAACTGGTGGTGTTCGCCAATGTTCCTGAAGACAACCCGTTCATGGCCGGGGCTTTCCACGGCGTGGGCGAGCCTGAGACAACCATCAATGTTGGTGTAAGCGGCCCCGGTGTTGTTAAACGGGCCCTTGAAGATGTTAAAGGGCGGGATTTTGGCACAGTTGCTGAGACCGTTAAACGTACTGCCTTCAAGATTACCCGCGTTGGCCAACTGGTAGCGCAGGAAGCTTCGCGGCGGCTGGGACATCCATTTGGTATTATTGATTTGTCGTTAGCGCCGACGCCGGCAGTTGGCGACAGCGTGGCGCATATCCTGGAGGAAATGGGGCTGGAAAGCTGTGGTGCTCCCGGTACAACGGCTGCGCTGGCGCTCCTTAATGATGCCGTTAAAAAAGGCGGTTTGATGGCTTCTTCCCATGTCGGCGGCTTAAGCGGGGCTTTTATCCCGGTGAGCGAAGATGCCGGCATGATAGCCGCTGTTGAACGCGGCAGCCTGACGTTAGAAAAACTTGAAGCCATGACCTGCGTATGTTCGGTTGGTTTGGACATGATTGCTGTACCTGGCGATACTTCGGCAGCTACTATTTCGGGTATTATCGCCGATGAAGCAGCAATCGGCATGATCAACAACAAGACAACGGCAGTGCGCATTATTCCTGTTCCCGGCAAAACAGTGGGTGATAACGTCGAGTTCGGCGGTCTCTTGGGCTATAGCCCGATAATGCCGGTAAGCCGTTTTAAATCAGATGCCTTTATCGCCCGGGGCGGACGGATTCCGGCACCGGTACGCAGTCTTACCAACTAA
- a CDS encoding hypothetical protein (UPF0237 protein SP_0238), whose product MKTVITIVGQDRVGIIAMVSNILAENNINILNINQNILEGFFNMVMLVDMSQSIISLKDLGQLLRDKGTAMGLEIKVQHEDIFRVMHRI is encoded by the coding sequence ATGAAAACTGTCATAACAATTGTCGGGCAGGACAGGGTAGGTATTATTGCGATGGTCAGCAATATTTTGGCTGAAAATAATATTAACATCCTTAATATCAATCAGAATATTCTGGAAGGTTTTTTTAATATGGTAATGCTTGTCGATATGTCTCAGTCAATTATCAGCCTGAAAGACTTAGGCCAGCTGCTGAGAGACAAAGGCACTGCCATGGGCCTTGAGATTAAAGTGCAGCATGAGGATATATTCCGCGTCATGCACCGTATATAA
- the rutF gene encoding FMN reductase (NADH) RutF: MNKWRCNVCGYIHEGDKPPAACPVCGVGPEEFVEVREAAKETKTAGKRWKCTVCDYIHEGDAPPDRCPLCGVSSELFILLTDDVQVLTPEAVAQAGVDTASAALDKVSYGLYIVTSVKDNNINGQCCNTVFQLTSKPLRISVCLNKNNLTHEYVMASGVFAVSVLGINQMEAVRRFGYKSGRTSDKFAGIEYIAGRNGCPVLKDCLAYIEAKVLAEKTVDVGTHTLFVADVTAGRTVANEEALTYSLYRRSK, from the coding sequence ATGAACAAATGGCGGTGCAATGTTTGTGGTTACATACATGAGGGGGACAAGCCGCCGGCGGCTTGTCCGGTCTGCGGTGTCGGTCCGGAAGAGTTTGTTGAGGTTAGAGAAGCAGCAAAGGAGACTAAGACGGCAGGTAAACGCTGGAAATGCACAGTTTGCGATTATATTCATGAAGGAGATGCGCCGCCTGACAGATGCCCGCTCTGCGGTGTCAGCTCCGAATTATTTATCCTGTTAACAGATGATGTTCAGGTGCTGACGCCCGAAGCTGTTGCTCAGGCTGGAGTGGATACCGCCAGCGCGGCCCTTGATAAAGTAAGTTACGGTTTGTATATCGTAACTTCTGTTAAAGATAATAATATTAACGGCCAATGCTGTAACACGGTGTTTCAGCTTACCAGCAAGCCGTTGCGTATTTCGGTTTGCCTCAACAAAAATAATCTTACCCACGAGTATGTAATGGCCAGTGGCGTATTTGCCGTGTCAGTGCTGGGTATTAATCAGATGGAAGCAGTCCGGCGGTTTGGGTATAAATCGGGTCGTACCAGTGATAAATTTGCCGGCATTGAATATATTGCCGGACGAAACGGCTGCCCGGTTCTTAAGGATTGCCTGGCATATATTGAAGCCAAGGTACTCGCGGAAAAAACCGTGGATGTAGGTACTCATACGTTGTTTGTGGCTGATGTTACTGCCGGAAGAACGGTAGCAAATGAAGAGGCACTGACATATAGTTTATACAGGAGGAGTAAGTAG
- a CDS encoding hypothetical protein (UPF0291 protein SP_1473): MITPELIARINELAKKSRDTGLTDNERAEQAVLRRQYIDHIRAQVKAQLDCIKLVDHDDNCQCSGHSHH, from the coding sequence ATGATAACTCCGGAACTAATCGCCAGAATAAATGAATTGGCCAAAAAAAGCCGGGATACCGGTCTGACAGACAATGAGCGCGCTGAGCAGGCTGTTCTTCGCCGGCAATATATCGATCATATTAGAGCACAGGTGAAAGCCCAACTTGATTGCATCAAGTTGGTTGACCATGACGATAATTGCCAGTGCAGCGGCCACAGCCACCACTAG
- the steT gene encoding Serine/threonine exchanger SteT produces MHKKHQTQSALKKDLNLLAATALVVGMVIGSGIFMKPGKVIAAAGDSTLALAAWVLGGIITIAAGLTVAELGAQIPKTGGLYTYLDEVYGKMWGYLFGWVQTLIYGPATTGALGLYFASLLLPFFNLPETWKLPVAIVTVAFLGGVSALGTKYGGFIQSLTTAAKLVPIVLIAVFGLWQGNGRILNMANGMTEAAGMGAAILATLWAYDGWINVSFMAGEMKNPAKELPRSIIVGLLIVIIAYLAVNMALLHVLPAAEIAALGQHAAGTVAGLLFGEMGGRLISVGILVSIFGALNGYVLTGARVPWAMAQNGLLPGSKILGQIHPQSGAPVNSLILGVILSVALMTLGDPDRLTDVAMFIIWIFYILAFVAVFVLRKRYPDAKRPYKVPGYPVVPAIAIAGSVYIAFSMLINSPADALYALGITFAGIPVYMILKKNK; encoded by the coding sequence ATGCACAAAAAACATCAAACGCAGTCTGCTTTGAAAAAAGACCTCAATCTACTGGCGGCAACGGCGCTCGTGGTTGGTATGGTCATTGGTTCAGGTATTTTTATGAAGCCGGGTAAAGTTATTGCCGCTGCCGGAGATTCGACACTGGCACTGGCTGCCTGGGTTTTAGGCGGTATTATTACAATTGCCGCCGGCCTCACTGTAGCCGAGCTTGGCGCTCAGATTCCCAAAACAGGGGGATTATATACTTATCTTGACGAAGTATATGGCAAGATGTGGGGTTATTTGTTTGGCTGGGTGCAGACGCTAATTTACGGCCCGGCGACAACCGGGGCACTTGGTCTTTATTTTGCCTCGTTGTTACTGCCGTTTTTTAATCTGCCGGAAACCTGGAAACTGCCTGTTGCGATTGTTACTGTGGCTTTTCTGGGAGGGGTAAGCGCACTGGGAACAAAATACGGCGGCTTTATTCAGTCTTTAACTACAGCCGCCAAGCTGGTGCCCATCGTACTGATTGCTGTGTTCGGGCTGTGGCAGGGTAACGGCCGGATACTTAATATGGCTAACGGCATGACTGAAGCTGCCGGTATGGGTGCGGCCATTTTGGCAACACTTTGGGCTTATGACGGCTGGATTAACGTCAGCTTTATGGCTGGTGAGATGAAAAATCCGGCAAAAGAGCTGCCGCGCTCCATAATTGTTGGCTTATTAATAGTTATTATCGCTTATCTTGCGGTTAATATGGCGCTATTGCATGTGTTGCCTGCTGCAGAAATCGCAGCTTTGGGGCAACATGCCGCCGGTACTGTCGCCGGGCTGTTGTTTGGTGAAATGGGCGGCAGGCTGATTAGTGTCGGTATACTGGTTTCTATCTTTGGCGCGCTTAACGGCTATGTCCTGACAGGTGCCCGCGTGCCTTGGGCTATGGCGCAAAACGGTTTACTTCCCGGTTCCAAAATTTTGGGCCAAATTCATCCGCAATCCGGCGCGCCGGTGAACTCCCTAATACTGGGGGTAATTTTGTCAGTAGCGCTTATGACGTTAGGCGACCCTGACCGCCTGACCGATGTGGCCATGTTTATTATTTGGATCTTTTATATTTTGGCATTTGTGGCGGTATTTGTGCTACGCAAGCGTTATCCGGACGCCAAACGTCCGTATAAGGTGCCAGGCTATCCGGTGGTGCCGGCTATTGCTATTGCCGGTTCGGTATATATTGCTTTCAGTATGCTGATCAACAGTCCTGCTGATGCTCTATATGCGCTGGGTATTACATTTGCCGGCATTCCGGTATATATGATATTGAAAAAAAATAAATAG
- the udk gene encoding Uridine kinase: protein MAEKITVTFSNGRTAEYSKGVTLVEVSRDAAHRYTTPVVAAKVNNEIRDLQNVLEQDSVVDFFDLRTDVGMKVYQRSLTLVLIAAAQELFPGCETTVEHSLSKGLYCELYHGREVTPEDIVRLEQHMREIILEDRPIVREILHRAEAIELFKAVGQQEKVSLLEQLDREKVSIYYCGQVYDYFYGTMTPSTGYLKVFELKYYPPGIILRFPEKDNPDILPRFVENPKLFKVFQEADRWGNILRCGYVATLNECTRNGNIKDIIRVAEALHEKKVAQIADFVSLNRNEVRVILVAGPSSSGKTTFAQRLNIQLRVNGVWPVPISLDDYFVDRHKTPVDENGDYDFEAIEAIDLELFNSHLARILAGEEVELPTFNFKTGKREYRGHRIKVDKGQPIIIEGIHGLNERLTSSVPRHCKVKIYVSALTQLSIDNHNRIPTTDTRLIRRIVRDSQFRSHDALMTLKMWPSVRRGEERNIFPFQEEADVMFNSALIYELAVLKKYAEPLLTKVTRESPEYSEARRLLNFLEYFNSVDDDEIPHNSILREFIGKSCFYSH, encoded by the coding sequence GTGGCAGAGAAGATTACCGTAACATTTTCCAACGGCCGGACTGCCGAGTATAGCAAGGGTGTTACCCTGGTAGAGGTGAGCCGGGATGCCGCCCACAGGTATACCACGCCGGTAGTGGCCGCCAAAGTCAATAACGAAATTAGGGATTTGCAAAATGTCTTGGAACAGGACAGTGTGGTAGACTTTTTTGACCTTCGTACTGATGTCGGGATGAAAGTGTACCAGCGCAGCTTGACCTTGGTGCTTATCGCTGCTGCCCAGGAACTATTCCCCGGGTGCGAGACGACTGTTGAACATTCATTAAGCAAAGGCTTGTATTGCGAACTGTACCACGGACGGGAGGTAACTCCTGAAGATATCGTCCGGCTTGAGCAGCACATGCGGGAGATTATACTTGAGGATCGCCCCATTGTTCGTGAAATTTTGCACAGAGCCGAAGCTATCGAATTGTTTAAGGCAGTTGGACAACAAGAAAAAGTCAGTCTGCTTGAACAGCTTGACCGGGAAAAAGTCAGTATTTATTACTGCGGTCAGGTTTATGATTATTTTTACGGCACAATGACGCCGTCTACCGGCTATTTGAAAGTATTTGAACTTAAATATTATCCGCCAGGCATTATTTTACGGTTCCCGGAAAAAGACAACCCTGACATACTGCCGAGATTTGTGGAAAACCCCAAGTTATTTAAAGTATTCCAGGAAGCGGATCGATGGGGGAATATCCTTAGATGTGGTTATGTAGCTACTCTCAATGAGTGCACCCGAAACGGTAACATCAAAGATATCATCAGAGTAGCCGAAGCGCTGCATGAGAAAAAAGTTGCTCAGATTGCCGACTTTGTTTCTTTAAACCGTAACGAGGTGCGGGTTATCTTGGTAGCCGGACCGTCGTCGTCCGGTAAAACAACTTTTGCCCAGCGCCTAAATATTCAACTCAGGGTCAACGGTGTGTGGCCTGTGCCTATTTCGCTTGACGATTACTTTGTTGACCGCCATAAGACGCCGGTTGATGAAAACGGCGATTATGACTTTGAGGCTATCGAAGCCATTGATCTAGAATTATTTAACTCACATTTAGCCAGGATTTTAGCCGGGGAGGAGGTTGAACTGCCTACGTTTAACTTTAAAACTGGTAAGCGGGAATACCGGGGGCACCGCATTAAAGTTGATAAAGGTCAGCCAATAATTATTGAAGGCATTCACGGACTTAATGAACGCCTGACAAGTTCTGTTCCCCGGCATTGTAAGGTAAAAATTTATGTCAGTGCCCTAACTCAACTGTCGATCGACAATCATAACCGTATTCCGACAACCGACACCCGCCTTATCCGCCGCATTGTCCGCGACAGTCAGTTCCGGTCGCATGATGCGCTCATGACGCTCAAAATGTGGCCGTCAGTTCGCCGCGGTGAAGAACGCAATATATTCCCGTTCCAGGAAGAAGCTGATGTTATGTTTAATTCAGCGCTTATTTATGAACTGGCGGTACTCAAGAAATACGCCGAGCCGCTCTTAACCAAGGTTACGCGGGAAAGCCCCGAGTATTCGGAAGCCCGGCGGCTTTTAAACTTTCTGGAGTATTTCAATTCGGTTGACGATGACGAAATTCCGCATAATTCAATATTACGGGAGTTTATCGGTAAATCGTGTTTTTACAGCCATTAA
- the sodC gene encoding Superoxide dismutase [Cu-Zn], with the protein MANVMAIAHIQGGPLAPNIKGTVSFRSVQGGTKVTLEVWGLPRYQPAVNGKQPIGPHGFHIHESGSCKVGDPDNPFMAAGGHWNPDNQPHGNHAGDLPVLFSNHGFAYMSFFTDKFSVSEIIGKTVIIHENPDDYRTQPAGNAGRRLACGVIKRRYDI; encoded by the coding sequence ATGGCTAACGTTATGGCAATTGCCCATATTCAAGGCGGTCCTCTTGCTCCGAATATTAAAGGGACTGTGTCATTCCGGAGTGTTCAGGGTGGCACCAAAGTAACGCTTGAGGTGTGGGGTTTGCCCCGGTACCAGCCGGCGGTAAACGGAAAGCAGCCAATCGGTCCTCACGGTTTTCACATTCACGAATCCGGCAGTTGTAAAGTCGGCGACCCAGATAACCCGTTTATGGCAGCCGGCGGTCACTGGAATCCCGATAACCAACCGCATGGCAATCATGCCGGCGATTTACCTGTGCTATTCTCCAATCACGGTTTTGCCTATATGTCTTTTTTTACCGATAAATTTTCTGTTTCCGAGATTATTGGTAAAACTGTTATTATTCACGAAAATCCTGATGACTACCGCACCCAACCGGCAGGCAACGCTGGGCGCCGGTTAGCGTGCGGCGTAATCAAAAGGCGGTACGATATTTAA
- the tyrB gene encoding Aromatic-amino-acid aminotransferase: MTLSLAATHAKGKFAVDKIFGAAGAAAQAVAQFGKDKVVNATIGSILDDNEALVCLSTVEKVFRNLPITEVANYAPIAGLPDYLEAATALAFGENRPDAYTNAVATPGGTGVIHHTIWNYSEIGDTVLTSDWYWGPYKVLCEEALRKIATYTLFDENQNFNIKSFEAKVNELLAKQNSLVTLINTPAHNPTGYSLSDSEWDQVLEVVKTAAKDQSKRLVIMVDIAYIDYAGEQEQARAFMKKFGNLPDNVLIILAFSMSKGFTMYGQRTGAMIGISKSKDVIKEFGDINQFSSRATWSNVNRGCMRLLTTIYNDKSLLAQLKEERSQYYNMIRERADIFMREAKTANLNMLPYIAGFFLTIPSKNPDAVCNKLHDDNIFAVPLAKGVRIAVCAVPSAKITGMAAKVAQAMAAVE; the protein is encoded by the coding sequence ATGACATTGAGCCTTGCCGCAACCCATGCGAAAGGTAAATTTGCCGTTGACAAGATTTTCGGCGCTGCCGGCGCTGCTGCTCAAGCCGTTGCCCAATTTGGCAAAGACAAAGTAGTAAATGCCACTATTGGCTCTATCTTGGATGACAATGAGGCGTTGGTATGCCTGTCCACTGTGGAAAAAGTTTTTCGCAACCTGCCTATTACTGAAGTAGCTAACTATGCACCGATCGCCGGTCTGCCTGACTACTTAGAGGCAGCAACGGCGCTGGCATTCGGTGAAAACCGCCCTGATGCCTACACTAATGCTGTAGCTACTCCTGGCGGAACAGGGGTAATTCATCATACCATTTGGAACTATTCGGAGATAGGCGATACTGTTTTGACTTCCGACTGGTATTGGGGCCCGTATAAAGTGTTGTGTGAAGAGGCCTTGCGCAAGATTGCTACCTATACCTTGTTTGATGAAAATCAAAACTTCAATATCAAGTCGTTTGAAGCTAAAGTTAATGAACTGCTGGCTAAACAAAACAGTCTGGTAACTCTTATCAATACTCCTGCTCACAATCCTACCGGTTACAGCTTAAGTGATAGTGAGTGGGACCAAGTGTTGGAGGTTGTTAAAACAGCAGCCAAAGATCAGTCTAAACGCCTGGTAATAATGGTCGACATCGCTTATATTGACTATGCTGGTGAGCAAGAGCAGGCCCGCGCCTTCATGAAGAAGTTCGGTAACTTGCCGGACAATGTTCTTATCATTTTAGCGTTCAGTATGTCTAAAGGCTTTACGATGTATGGACAGCGCACCGGGGCTATGATCGGTATTTCTAAAAGTAAAGACGTAATCAAAGAATTTGGGGATATTAACCAGTTCTCTAGCCGGGCAACATGGTCCAATGTCAATCGCGGTTGTATGCGTCTGTTGACTACCATTTATAATGATAAATCGTTGCTGGCTCAGCTAAAAGAAGAGCGCAGCCAATACTATAATATGATTCGTGAACGGGCTGATATCTTTATGCGGGAAGCCAAGACCGCTAATCTTAACATGCTTCCGTACATTGCCGGCTTTTTCCTGACCATTCCGTCAAAAAATCCTGATGCCGTTTGCAACAAGTTGCATGACGATAATATCTTTGCCGTGCCGCTTGCTAAGGGCGTCCGCATTGCTGTATGCGCCGTACCGTCAGCTAAAATCACCGGCATGGCCGCCAAAGTGGCACAGGCCATGGCTGCAGTCGAATAA
- the asnS gene encoding Asparagine--tRNA ligase encodes METALIKNLSRHVGREVTVQGWVYNQRSSGKIIFLIIRDGSGLMQGVVMKQEVGEELFAETKKLTQESAVKVRGMVREEPRSVGGYEMQVSGIEIVSIAGDYPITHKEHGVDFLAEHRHLWIRTPRQAAVLRVRSEIEHALRNFFYERDFVLADAPIITPAACEGTTNLFEIDYHGEKGYLSQSGQLYNEANAMALGRIYCFGPAFRAEKSKTRRHLLEFWMMEAEMAYYDIDDNMKLQEEMIYYVVQRVLEKCQNELKILERDIEKLKAITLPFPRISYTEAVEILKQAGEEFTWGDDFGAPHETIISSHFNAPVFVHRYPAAIKAFYMKPDPDNPQVVLGADLLAPEGYGEIIGGGQRIDDLTLLEQRIAEHKLPKEAFEWYLDLRRFGTVPHSGFGLGLERTVAWLCGLEHIRETIPFPRMLHKMYP; translated from the coding sequence GTGGAAACAGCATTAATAAAAAACTTATCCCGACATGTCGGCCGGGAGGTTACTGTACAGGGGTGGGTATATAACCAGCGCTCATCAGGTAAGATAATTTTCCTCATTATTCGGGACGGCTCCGGTCTGATGCAAGGTGTAGTTATGAAACAGGAAGTCGGTGAAGAGTTATTTGCCGAAACCAAAAAGTTGACACAGGAAAGCGCCGTCAAGGTGAGAGGAATGGTGCGGGAGGAGCCGCGTTCAGTTGGCGGGTATGAGATGCAAGTCAGCGGTATTGAAATTGTCAGTATCGCCGGAGATTACCCGATCACACATAAAGAACATGGCGTAGATTTTTTGGCCGAGCACCGGCATCTGTGGATTCGTACCCCGCGCCAGGCGGCAGTGCTGCGTGTCCGCTCTGAAATTGAACATGCGCTCAGAAACTTTTTTTATGAGCGTGATTTTGTTTTGGCTGATGCGCCGATTATTACCCCGGCGGCTTGTGAAGGCACTACCAACTTATTTGAAATTGACTATCACGGTGAGAAAGGCTATTTATCCCAAAGCGGTCAGTTATATAATGAAGCTAACGCTATGGCTCTTGGTCGCATATACTGCTTTGGGCCGGCTTTTCGAGCTGAAAAGTCTAAGACGCGTCGTCACTTGCTTGAGTTTTGGATGATGGAAGCCGAAATGGCTTATTATGATATTGACGATAATATGAAACTGCAAGAAGAAATGATTTATTATGTCGTGCAACGTGTCCTGGAGAAATGTCAAAACGAACTCAAAATTCTTGAGCGTGATATCGAAAAGCTTAAAGCAATTACGCTGCCTTTTCCGCGCATTAGTTATACCGAGGCTGTCGAAATACTCAAACAGGCCGGAGAAGAATTTACATGGGGCGATGATTTTGGCGCGCCGCATGAGACCATTATTTCCAGCCATTTCAACGCGCCGGTGTTTGTGCACCGCTATCCTGCGGCCATAAAGGCTTTCTATATGAAACCTGACCCTGATAATCCCCAGGTAGTGCTGGGAGCCGACCTCCTGGCGCCTGAGGGCTATGGCGAGATTATCGGCGGCGGCCAGCGTATTGATGACCTGACGCTTTTAGAGCAGCGTATTGCCGAGCATAAGCTGCCGAAAGAAGCGTTTGAATGGTATCTTGATTTGCGGCGGTTTGGGACAGTGCCGCATTCCGGTTTTGGCTTGGGTCTTGAACGAACAGTAGCTTGGTTATGCGGCCTGGAACACATAAGGGAGACAATCCCTTTCCCGCGCATGTTGCACAAAATGTATCCTTAA